One Thalassotalea atypica DNA window includes the following coding sequences:
- a CDS encoding GNAT family N-acetyltransferase codes for MAIALETTSFSIRAFEFSDLPAFSHYRNCPEVARYQSWVDYSLDDAIKMFEQTNYKLFSTDERIGHWFQLAIVEHSSGQLLGDLAVHFIDNQQVEIGFTIAPEHQNKGVATRAIKRLLSYFFVEQDVHRITAITDSKNLASVRLLEKTGFRREAHFVKNIFFKGAWGDEYVFAMLQEDYQQRHG; via the coding sequence ATGGCGATCGCTCTAGAGACGACATCCTTTTCAATTAGAGCTTTTGAATTCTCTGATCTACCTGCTTTTTCTCACTACCGTAATTGTCCCGAAGTCGCTCGATATCAAAGTTGGGTCGATTACAGCCTAGATGATGCGATTAAGATGTTTGAACAGACGAATTATAAGCTATTTTCAACGGACGAACGCATTGGTCATTGGTTTCAGTTAGCGATAGTCGAACATAGCTCCGGACAACTGTTGGGAGATTTAGCAGTTCATTTTATCGACAATCAGCAAGTGGAAATCGGTTTTACTATTGCCCCTGAGCATCAAAATAAAGGGGTAGCAACACGAGCGATAAAACGGTTGTTGTCTTACTTTTTTGTTGAGCAGGATGTGCACCGTATTACGGCAATAACCGACAGTAAAAATTTAGCAAGTGTGAGATTATTAGAAAAAACTGGGTTTAGGCGAGAAGCACATTTTGTTAAAAATATCTTTTTCAAAGGGGCGTGGGGCGATGAATATGTGTTTGCTATGCTTCAAGAAGACTATCAACAGCGACATGGTTAA
- the rpoH gene encoding RNA polymerase sigma factor RpoH: MSETLQTTALTLPKSGSIESYMQSAYSIPVLSADRERELATRLFEQNDLQAAQELIMSHLRFVIHIAKGYSGYGLPQADLVQEGNVGLMKAVKRFDPAVGVRLVSFAVHWIKAEIHEYVLRNWRIVKVATTKAQRKLFFNLRKNKKRLGWFNNDEVNSVAETLGVSAKDVMEMESRLSNQDQAFELNNDDDDSGATSNFAPAQYLEDNQSDLATIVEDANWEAHANKRLSTALVSLDERSQDIVKTRWLTDDKSTLQELADKYEISAERVRQLEKNALSKLKNAMTL; this comes from the coding sequence ATGAGTGAAACATTGCAAACGACAGCTCTTACGCTACCTAAAAGCGGTAGTATTGAATCCTATATGCAGTCAGCATATAGCATCCCTGTACTGAGCGCAGATCGTGAGCGTGAGTTAGCAACTCGCTTATTTGAGCAGAATGATTTACAAGCGGCGCAAGAATTAATCATGTCGCATCTTCGATTTGTAATTCATATCGCCAAAGGATATTCAGGTTACGGTTTACCTCAAGCAGATTTAGTGCAAGAAGGTAACGTCGGATTGATGAAGGCAGTAAAACGATTCGACCCTGCCGTCGGTGTTCGGCTGGTTTCTTTTGCAGTTCATTGGATTAAAGCTGAAATCCATGAATACGTACTACGTAACTGGCGCATCGTAAAAGTTGCTACAACAAAAGCGCAACGCAAATTATTTTTCAATTTAAGAAAGAATAAAAAGCGCTTAGGTTGGTTTAACAATGACGAAGTGAATAGTGTGGCGGAAACGTTAGGCGTAAGTGCTAAAGATGTCATGGAAATGGAGTCACGTCTAAGTAATCAAGATCAAGCGTTTGAACTCAATAACGATGATGACGACTCAGGTGCCACCAGTAATTTTGCTCCAGCGCAATATTTGGAAGACAACCAATCAGACTTAGCTACTATTGTTGAAGATGCTAACTGGGAAGCTCATGCGAATAAGCGTTTGTCGACCGCATTAGTAAGCTTGGATGAACGCAGCCAAGACATCGTCAAAACACGTTGGTTGACAGATGACAAATCGACCTTGCAAGAGTTGGCGGATAAATATGAAATTTCTGCTGAACGTGTTCGTCAGTTAGAGAAAAATGCTTTATCCAAACTTAAAAATGCAATGACCCTTTAA
- a CDS encoding EAL and HDOD domain-containing protein has translation MYSYVARQPILNIDQELEAYELLFRDGETNSFPNINPDQATSNILTNNHLTMGVEEITGDKIAYINFHADTLIKHFPSFLDPSKIVIEILEDVPLSDALLNACSELKAKGYTLALDDHDFDPKWDAILPYVDIIKVDVLALSILDVSRYVNRISCHGKILLAEKVETLRQFEQLKLLGFTLFQGYFFARPEMLKQKKITTAKNNILSLINQSSMEKLDFDVMSHIFSSDPGLTYKLLRFINSPIFGRTQKITSLKHALVYIGELELKKFIALLALSDLSQGKPSEIMRISLFRAKFCEQISKEVGDVENPPKAFLTGMLSMIDGILDYEIAQVVDILPIDVEIKSALLSENIYLTSYLDMARHIEQGRWLHCDNIARQFKISKDTYAKVQINALAWADEMLSAS, from the coding sequence GTGTATTCCTATGTAGCACGACAGCCTATTTTAAATATTGATCAAGAGCTTGAGGCTTATGAGCTTTTGTTTCGTGATGGCGAAACCAACAGCTTTCCAAACATCAATCCAGACCAAGCCACCTCTAATATTTTAACAAATAACCATTTAACCATGGGTGTAGAAGAAATCACAGGCGATAAAATAGCTTACATTAACTTTCATGCCGACACCTTAATTAAACACTTTCCCAGCTTTTTGGATCCGTCAAAAATTGTTATTGAAATATTGGAAGACGTTCCCTTAAGTGACGCTCTACTTAACGCCTGTAGCGAGTTAAAAGCAAAAGGGTACACGCTAGCGCTAGATGACCATGACTTTGATCCTAAATGGGACGCCATTTTACCTTATGTGGATATTATCAAGGTTGATGTGCTTGCTCTGTCAATTTTAGACGTCAGTCGTTACGTTAATAGGATCAGCTGTCACGGTAAGATTTTACTTGCTGAAAAAGTTGAGACACTACGTCAGTTTGAGCAGTTAAAATTGTTAGGGTTTACTTTATTCCAAGGTTACTTTTTTGCTCGGCCGGAAATGCTAAAACAAAAAAAAATCACCACTGCCAAAAACAATATTTTATCACTCATTAACCAGTCATCAATGGAGAAACTAGATTTTGACGTGATGAGCCATATTTTTAGCAGTGACCCTGGCTTAACTTATAAATTGCTTCGCTTTATTAACAGCCCCATATTTGGCAGAACTCAAAAAATAACCTCGTTAAAACATGCGTTGGTGTACATCGGCGAACTTGAGTTGAAAAAATTCATTGCCTTACTGGCGTTGTCAGATTTAAGCCAAGGTAAACCCAGTGAAATAATGCGCATATCGCTGTTTAGGGCAAAATTTTGTGAGCAAATATCTAAAGAAGTGGGAGATGTTGAAAACCCGCCAAAAGCATTTTTAACTGGAATGCTGTCGATGATTGACGGTATTTTGGATTACGAAATTGCGCAAGTGGTCGATATTTTACCTATTGACGTAGAGATTAAATCCGCGTTACTCAGTGAAAATATTTACTTAACTAGCTACTTAGATATGGCAAGGCATATAGAGCAAGGGCGTTGGCTCCATTGCGACAATATTGCCAGACAGTTTAAAATTTCGAAAGACACTTACGCCAAAGTACAAATAAATGCTTTGGCGTGGGCAGATGAAATGTTAAGTGCTTCATAA
- a CDS encoding TonB-dependent receptor plug domain-containing protein codes for MNTFSQVTKAVKHALLFGAASSALFATSSIANESGAEQVERIQVTGSRIKRADMETASPVTVIDSSAILATGATSIDGVLQSMTSAGGAMTNPGINNGSGGNARVNLRGLGSSRTLVLVNGRRMIASGTGAASSVDLNTIPVSMIQRIEVLKDGASAVYGTDAVAGVVNVILKRDFEGLEMNVQTGISSEGDASESSIDFTVGASNDKGNIVLGVQYTDRGDASQADRDFSNCPITETADGSELYCAGSSYAEGGHIWGDTADLSGRGGQYHDFVYSGDNNDRYNYSKDSYLSTPMQRLNLTAAGTYELSDTITFFSEAMYTKRWSDQQMAPQPIWNSESWEYDSSWMNPELLNHGIVDGELLDYGRRMTDSGTRDFSQVVDTVRIVVGLEGEFDNGYMWDVSYNKGRNDSVDTLANLHNIGSINDAVQNKTFDPFTQASWTGDSIKPFIYTELNAGGSEMDILAASLSGELFELPAGTVGFAAGIEHRLESAYYTPDSLTAQGLANDPRVEPTSGSFNVNEAYLELAVPLVDGASFAEHIELSAAMRYFDYSTFGDDNTWKLGLTWKMNDQVMLRSVASTAFRAPTVDELFGGASPSFEQVKHPATTQTQAEVTVGGNPLLTPEEADIFTLGAVIEPEIIDGLSLTVDYYDIEITNAIGSVDNNYIANLCLGADGNAINAGSAVCQSADIAMDGTGRITFNNGLQNIGGQSTAGFDINATYTFVAAGLDWRVSLDTSILDHYEESDQDGNVIEYTGFVTSGSGAYADIKSNLNVNVKSDSWEATYEARYIDGMDSLSCSDEPSSCYAPTVDSVIYHDVSAVYFLTDSITLSGGINNLLDEEPPYYSGNNDSNTDPYTYDVLGRYFFARVGVKF; via the coding sequence ATGAACACATTTTCTCAAGTGACTAAAGCGGTTAAACACGCTTTATTATTCGGGGCAGCCAGCAGTGCCCTATTTGCTACATCATCAATCGCAAATGAATCTGGCGCAGAGCAAGTAGAACGAATCCAAGTAACTGGCTCTCGTATTAAACGAGCAGACATGGAAACAGCAAGCCCAGTAACTGTGATTGATTCGTCAGCTATTTTAGCTACGGGCGCTACGTCCATTGATGGCGTATTGCAAAGCATGACCTCAGCTGGTGGGGCAATGACTAACCCAGGTATCAACAATGGCTCGGGTGGTAATGCTCGAGTTAACTTGCGTGGCTTAGGCTCAAGTCGTACGCTTGTTCTTGTTAACGGTCGCCGTATGATCGCTTCAGGTACGGGCGCCGCGTCTTCTGTAGACCTGAACACAATTCCTGTATCAATGATCCAACGTATTGAAGTCCTGAAAGATGGTGCATCAGCTGTCTACGGTACTGATGCGGTAGCTGGTGTCGTTAACGTTATCTTAAAGCGTGACTTTGAAGGTCTAGAAATGAACGTGCAAACGGGTATTTCCAGTGAAGGCGATGCGAGTGAGTCATCAATTGACTTTACTGTCGGCGCATCAAACGATAAAGGTAATATTGTACTAGGCGTTCAATACACAGATCGTGGTGATGCAAGCCAAGCAGATCGCGACTTTTCAAACTGCCCAATCACTGAAACAGCTGACGGTAGCGAGTTATATTGTGCAGGTAGTTCGTATGCGGAAGGCGGCCATATTTGGGGCGATACAGCTGATCTAAGTGGTCGCGGTGGCCAATACCATGATTTCGTTTATTCGGGTGACAATAACGATCGTTATAATTACTCAAAAGACAGTTACTTATCAACGCCAATGCAACGCCTTAACTTAACTGCTGCGGGTACCTATGAACTTTCTGATACGATCACATTTTTCTCAGAAGCAATGTACACCAAGCGTTGGTCAGATCAACAAATGGCGCCACAGCCAATTTGGAATTCAGAGTCTTGGGAATACGATTCATCCTGGATGAACCCTGAGCTATTGAACCACGGTATCGTTGACGGAGAACTACTTGATTACGGTCGTCGTATGACTGACTCAGGTACACGAGATTTCTCTCAAGTTGTTGATACAGTTCGTATTGTTGTAGGTCTCGAAGGTGAGTTCGACAACGGCTACATGTGGGATGTTTCATACAATAAAGGCCGTAATGACTCAGTTGATACACTAGCAAATTTGCATAACATTGGTTCAATCAATGATGCGGTACAAAACAAAACATTTGACCCGTTCACGCAAGCGTCTTGGACAGGTGATTCAATTAAGCCATTTATTTACACTGAGCTAAATGCTGGTGGTAGTGAAATGGACATTTTAGCAGCGTCTTTATCTGGTGAATTATTTGAGCTACCAGCAGGTACGGTAGGTTTTGCTGCGGGTATTGAGCATCGTTTAGAATCTGCGTATTACACGCCAGACTCGTTAACAGCACAAGGATTGGCAAACGATCCACGTGTTGAGCCAACGTCAGGCTCTTTCAATGTTAATGAAGCATACCTTGAATTGGCCGTACCACTAGTTGACGGCGCATCATTTGCTGAGCATATCGAGTTAAGCGCGGCAATGCGTTACTTCGATTACAGCACTTTTGGTGACGACAATACGTGGAAACTTGGCTTAACGTGGAAAATGAATGACCAAGTGATGCTTCGTTCAGTTGCATCAACTGCTTTCCGAGCGCCTACTGTTGATGAATTATTTGGTGGTGCTTCTCCATCATTTGAACAAGTTAAGCACCCTGCTACAACGCAAACACAAGCTGAAGTAACCGTTGGTGGTAACCCATTATTAACACCAGAAGAAGCTGATATTTTCACCTTAGGTGCGGTTATTGAGCCAGAGATTATTGATGGCTTATCTTTAACCGTTGATTATTACGACATCGAAATTACTAATGCAATTGGTTCAGTTGATAATAACTATATTGCTAATTTATGTTTAGGTGCAGACGGCAATGCTATTAATGCTGGCTCTGCTGTATGTCAATCAGCTGACATCGCAATGGACGGTACAGGTCGCATTACTTTCAATAATGGACTTCAAAATATTGGTGGTCAATCAACGGCTGGCTTCGATATTAATGCTACATATACTTTTGTTGCTGCGGGCTTAGATTGGAGAGTGAGCTTAGATACTTCAATCCTAGACCATTATGAAGAGTCAGACCAAGACGGTAACGTGATTGAATACACTGGTTTTGTTACATCAGGAAGCGGTGCATATGCAGACATCAAGTCTAACTTAAACGTTAATGTGAAATCGGATAGCTGGGAAGCAACATACGAAGCACGTTACATTGATGGTATGGACTCCTTGTCATGTAGTGATGAGCCATCATCATGTTATGCGCCAACGGTTGATTCAGTTATTTACCATGACGTTTCTGCGGTTTATTTCTTAACGGATAGCATCACGTTATCAGGCGGTATTAATAACCTTCTTGATGAAGAGCCGCCTTACTATTCAGGTAACAATGATTCAAACACTGACCCATATACTTATGATGTGTTAGGTCGTTACTTCTTCGCTCGTGTTGGTGTTAAATTTTAA
- a CDS encoding CPBP family intramembrane glutamic endopeptidase — protein MSSPTLLKTDPSPPLIWTTLLMAAFLLLVPQVLLTSVFGFYAHLIDMPNVGQWLVSIEVQMKLMLIASPLTAALVILFTRTFGTSSDNWQSILLYLSIKSCSKRDIITWVLASIALWVLMALLGVVADLPEEEFMLMVRDSNTSPLLIFIVICVFAPVVEELVFRGFLFRRFQQTWLASTGSLIVTCALFTLVHGAQYTLVGLVFILIIAVYLALIRWKTRNTSLCIIAHATNNALSMVALYYFY, from the coding sequence TTGTCATCACCAACACTATTAAAAACTGATCCATCACCGCCACTGATATGGACAACCTTATTGATGGCGGCTTTTTTGCTACTTGTCCCGCAAGTATTACTCACCTCTGTTTTTGGTTTTTATGCGCATCTGATAGATATGCCTAATGTGGGTCAGTGGTTAGTTAGTATTGAAGTGCAAATGAAGTTAATGCTAATTGCCTCACCATTAACAGCCGCTTTAGTTATTTTGTTCACCCGAACGTTTGGAACGAGCTCAGATAATTGGCAAAGTATTCTCTTGTATCTTAGCATTAAATCGTGCTCAAAAAGAGACATTATTACTTGGGTGTTGGCTTCTATTGCGCTTTGGGTTTTGATGGCGTTACTCGGTGTTGTGGCTGATCTTCCGGAAGAAGAATTTATGCTAATGGTTCGAGATTCTAATACGTCGCCGTTGTTAATTTTTATCGTAATTTGTGTATTTGCGCCAGTGGTTGAGGAATTAGTCTTTAGGGGGTTTTTGTTTCGACGCTTTCAACAAACTTGGTTAGCGTCAACTGGCTCCCTTATTGTGACTTGCGCGTTGTTTACGTTAGTACACGGAGCACAATACACATTAGTTGGACTGGTGTTTATTTTGATCATCGCTGTTTATTTAGCCCTGATTCGATGGAAAACACGCAATACCAGTTTGTGTATTATCGCTCATGCGACGAATAATGCTTTGTCCATGGTGGCGTTATACTATTTTTACTAA
- the ftsE gene encoding cell division ATP-binding protein FtsE, translating to MIRFRKVNKTYPGGFAALKDVSFEIESGEMAFLTGHSGAGKSTLLKLISLIEKPTAGTIKIDGTELSTIPYRKIPFVRRNIGMIFQNHHLLMDRTVFDNVALPLIIEGYSQKEVVKRVDGALEKVQLGDRARCYPYMLSGGEQQRVGIARAIVNKPSIILADEPTGNLDPELSLGIVRLFEELNAVGVSVIIATHDLGLIARMRYRTLTLKNGAMITDGVFQGLNTTRDLSQ from the coding sequence ATGATCCGCTTTAGAAAGGTCAATAAAACGTATCCAGGTGGCTTTGCTGCTTTAAAAGATGTCTCCTTTGAGATTGAATCAGGGGAAATGGCATTCTTAACAGGTCATTCAGGTGCCGGTAAATCGACATTGCTTAAGCTGATCTCACTAATAGAGAAACCAACAGCAGGTACCATCAAAATCGATGGTACCGAACTTTCCACTATTCCTTACCGAAAAATTCCTTTTGTGCGTCGAAATATAGGGATGATTTTTCAAAACCACCACTTGCTGATGGACCGCACAGTATTTGATAACGTTGCATTACCATTGATCATTGAAGGTTATAGCCAAAAAGAAGTGGTAAAAAGGGTTGATGGGGCATTAGAGAAAGTGCAATTAGGCGATCGAGCCAGATGTTATCCTTACATGCTCTCTGGTGGTGAACAACAACGTGTTGGTATTGCTCGCGCTATCGTTAATAAGCCTTCGATTATTTTAGCGGATGAACCAACTGGTAACTTAGACCCCGAGTTATCTCTTGGCATTGTCCGCCTATTTGAAGAATTAAATGCTGTTGGTGTTTCGGTGATCATCGCAACCCATGATTTAGGCTTGATTGCTCGAATGCGTTATCGGACATTGACGCTTAAAAATGGTGCCATGATCACCGATGGTGTATTTCAAGGGTTAAATACAACGCGAGATCTTAGCCAATGA
- a CDS encoding YjaG family protein, protein MTIRLPLAKLSQWQQVTYCCALLERMLPNYQMFSQAMGFGETKVLRNQLDLLWQWLDKSQKVKINYDAQLVKLEEQTPDPEAFDSFGVFPAVDVCMALMSLMQGIQSKESDGLLDVGKLSENSVRYFVELTLVQDADGQEDVVIDEQDILEHPLMEWEIATQNELFYFLKHAPESKATCQEAKQMALEERLSNLGIEIE, encoded by the coding sequence ATGACGATTAGATTACCACTGGCTAAATTATCTCAATGGCAACAAGTAACGTATTGCTGTGCACTCCTTGAGCGCATGCTACCTAACTACCAAATGTTTTCTCAAGCAATGGGCTTTGGTGAGACCAAGGTACTGCGTAATCAACTAGATTTACTGTGGCAATGGTTAGATAAATCACAAAAAGTTAAAATTAATTATGATGCCCAGTTGGTCAAGCTAGAAGAGCAAACTCCAGATCCTGAAGCATTCGATTCGTTTGGTGTTTTCCCTGCTGTCGATGTATGCATGGCGTTAATGTCGCTAATGCAAGGCATTCAATCCAAAGAATCAGACGGCTTACTTGATGTTGGTAAATTGTCGGAAAATAGCGTCCGCTATTTTGTTGAGCTGACTTTAGTGCAAGATGCTGATGGGCAAGAGGATGTTGTGATTGATGAACAAGACATACTCGAACATCCGCTTATGGAATGGGAAATCGCAACGCAAAATGAGCTATTTTATTTCCTGAAACACGCGCCTGAATCTAAAGCTACATGTCAGGAAGCCAAGCAAATGGCGCTTGAGGAAAGGCTTTCAAACCTAGGTATCGAAATAGAATAA
- the rsmD gene encoding 16S rRNA (guanine(966)-N(2))-methyltransferase RsmD: MNNRRKSSKNNSAMGSIRLIAGMHRGRKLPVLMAEGLRPTTDRVKETVFNWLMPYIQDSHCLDCFAGAGSLGFEAYSRGAQQVTMIELNKDAANQLKLNSKTLATENVIVHNTDTIKFLAGNTQKFDLVFIDPPFRQGLVEKVIALMGQEWLANNALVYVETEAEHQLKYLPENWHLHKEKVAGQVAYRLYQVK, from the coding sequence ATGAACAATCGACGCAAATCTTCAAAGAATAACTCAGCAATGGGCAGTATCCGACTTATTGCCGGCATGCATCGCGGAAGAAAATTACCGGTGCTGATGGCGGAAGGATTAAGGCCGACTACTGACCGAGTCAAAGAAACCGTATTTAACTGGTTGATGCCTTATATACAGGACAGTCACTGCCTCGATTGTTTCGCTGGAGCAGGAAGTTTAGGTTTTGAAGCATATTCTCGGGGTGCTCAGCAGGTTACGATGATCGAGCTAAATAAGGACGCCGCTAACCAACTAAAACTGAACAGCAAAACTCTAGCGACTGAAAATGTTATTGTTCATAACACCGACACAATAAAATTTTTAGCGGGGAATACACAAAAATTCGATCTGGTTTTTATCGACCCTCCCTTTCGACAAGGATTAGTAGAAAAGGTGATTGCACTGATGGGTCAAGAGTGGCTAGCTAATAACGCCCTTGTTTACGTTGAAACGGAAGCTGAACACCAACTAAAATATTTACCTGAAAATTGGCACTTACATAAAGAAAAAGTCGCAGGTCAGGTTGCGTACAGACTTTATCAAGTAAAGTAG
- the ftsY gene encoding signal recognition particle-docking protein FtsY, which translates to MSKKKGLFSWLGLGGDKETTDAEISEAVDESTSQAIEQIESEVIASADSAENNDLPEPEPEPEPEPEPEPEPEPEPEPEPEPEPEPEPQKVGFFARLKNSLSKTRQNLGGGIFDLFRGKKIDDELFEELETHLLLADVGIETTMRIIDSLTESANRSQLKDAEALYDLLKKELKQIIEPVSKPLEIHNGEGPHVILMVGVNGVGKTTTIGKMAKQFQAQGKSVMLAAGDTFRAAAVEQLQVWGERNDIPVVAQHTGADSASVIFDAISAAKARGVDVLIADTAGRLQNKGHLMEELKKVVRVMKKLDVDAPHEVMLTIDAGTGQNALSQTQLFNDAVKLTGLTVTKLDGTAKGGVVFAIADKHNVPIRYIGVGEGIDDLRTFDSEEFIDALFTQE; encoded by the coding sequence ATGTCAAAGAAAAAAGGCTTGTTTTCCTGGTTAGGTCTAGGTGGCGATAAAGAAACGACCGACGCTGAAATATCGGAAGCAGTTGATGAATCTACATCACAAGCAATAGAACAAATTGAATCAGAAGTTATTGCATCGGCTGATAGCGCTGAAAATAATGACTTGCCAGAGCCAGAGCCAGAGCCAGAGCCAGAGCCAGAGCCAGAGCCAGAGCCAGAGCCAGAGCCAGAGCCAGAGCCAGAGCCAGAGCCAGAGCCAGAGCCACAAAAAGTAGGCTTTTTTGCTCGATTAAAAAATAGCTTATCAAAAACCCGCCAAAATTTAGGTGGTGGCATCTTTGATTTGTTCCGTGGCAAAAAAATTGACGATGAACTCTTTGAAGAACTTGAAACACACCTATTATTAGCGGATGTTGGTATTGAAACCACAATGAGGATTATTGATTCACTAACGGAATCAGCCAACCGAAGCCAACTTAAAGACGCAGAAGCCTTGTATGACTTGCTGAAGAAAGAGTTAAAACAAATTATTGAACCGGTGAGTAAGCCTCTAGAAATTCACAATGGTGAAGGTCCTCACGTCATTTTGATGGTCGGCGTAAATGGTGTAGGTAAAACCACCACGATTGGTAAAATGGCCAAGCAATTTCAAGCACAAGGCAAATCGGTAATGTTAGCTGCCGGAGATACGTTCAGAGCCGCAGCGGTCGAGCAATTACAAGTTTGGGGTGAACGCAATGACATTCCTGTAGTTGCTCAACATACAGGAGCAGACAGCGCCTCAGTAATCTTTGATGCAATCAGCGCTGCGAAAGCGCGAGGTGTGGACGTACTTATTGCCGATACGGCCGGGCGTTTGCAAAACAAAGGGCACTTAATGGAAGAGCTAAAAAAAGTGGTTCGTGTCATGAAAAAGCTGGATGTAGATGCGCCTCATGAAGTGATGTTAACCATTGATGCCGGCACAGGGCAAAATGCCTTGAGCCAAACACAGCTGTTCAATGACGCGGTGAAACTGACCGGATTGACGGTCACCAAATTAGACGGCACTGCCAAAGGTGGCGTTGTGTTTGCTATTGCTGATAAACATAATGTGCCTATTCGTTATATTGGTGTAGGTGAAGGTATTGATGACTTAAGAACCTTTGACAGTGAAGAGTTTATTGACGCCCTGTTTACGCAAGAATAA
- the ftsX gene encoding permease-like cell division protein FtsX: MIFKFNQDGNSQSKVSLSQKAVSWPIRHLQQAIGSLGDMWRTPFTSMMTILVLGISLTLPATLHLFVKNADNIVSRWDSSSEISLYLKLSVTEQQAQKLVRKINLFPEVEKVDYISSEQALENFKESSGLGKALEYLKDNPLPATLMVTPTQRASQASAAKELLAKLEQEREVDQGKLDLEWLNRLQAMAVLIEDIVIAVALMLCSSVVLIVGNTIRLAILHQKEAIAVMKMVGATDAFIQRPFMYTGAWYGIAGGFFASILIAVLASYLSGALVELTDLYHSSYQLERLSFSENMMLIGLAIALGLIGSYVSVRQHIRAIEPSSD, encoded by the coding sequence ATGATTTTTAAATTCAATCAAGATGGCAATAGCCAAAGCAAAGTCAGCCTCTCGCAAAAAGCCGTTTCATGGCCCATCCGTCATTTACAGCAAGCGATTGGCAGTTTAGGTGACATGTGGCGAACGCCGTTTACTTCCATGATGACAATATTAGTGCTGGGGATCAGTTTAACTTTGCCGGCCACATTGCATTTATTCGTGAAAAATGCCGACAACATCGTCTCTCGTTGGGACAGTTCGTCAGAAATCAGTTTGTACTTGAAGTTGTCAGTGACTGAACAGCAAGCTCAAAAATTGGTCAGGAAAATCAATCTGTTTCCGGAAGTGGAAAAGGTTGATTATATTTCCTCTGAACAAGCGCTTGAAAATTTTAAAGAGTCGTCAGGGCTTGGTAAAGCACTTGAGTATCTTAAAGACAATCCGCTACCTGCTACACTTATGGTCACGCCTACACAGCGTGCTAGCCAAGCAAGTGCAGCAAAAGAGCTTCTGGCTAAGCTAGAACAAGAGCGTGAAGTGGACCAAGGAAAATTAGACTTGGAATGGCTGAATCGATTACAAGCCATGGCAGTGCTAATAGAAGATATCGTGATTGCAGTGGCATTAATGCTTTGTAGTTCAGTGGTGCTTATTGTTGGTAACACCATTAGGCTAGCTATTTTGCATCAAAAAGAAGCCATTGCCGTGATGAAAATGGTTGGCGCAACGGATGCGTTTATTCAACGCCCTTTTATGTACACCGGTGCATGGTATGGCATTGCAGGCGGATTTTTCGCCAGTATATTAATTGCTGTGTTGGCGAGTTATTTGTCCGGTGCGCTGGTGGAACTGACTGACTTGTATCACAGCAGTTATCAGCTTGAACGTTTGTCATTCTCAGAAAATATGATGCTGATCGGTTTAGCTATCGCACTAGGGTTGATAGGCAGTTATGTTTCCGTGCGTCAACACATTCGAGCTATAGAGCCTTCTTCAGACTGA